One Desulfuromonas acetexigens genomic window carries:
- a CDS encoding peptidylprolyl isomerase, translating into MGRYRVLLLLLFGLMLFGCRERGEASPQVLLKVNGREVSHGEFQERFAKTLPQDQQLGAEERAELERTFLVRIVDRELSLAEAERLAVSLTAAELAAAEAEVRSGYPEEEFHAGLKARGLDEKAWRRELEESLLMEKVARLTVQDEVEVSDDEVSAYYREHAEEFAQPEQVRVRQILVADEAEGQRLLAELQAGVDFAELARRHSLSPDGEEGGDLGFFAQGEMPPEIDSAVWEMAAGDLSGLVQSEYGYHLFQFLERRPALQVSLDESRDKIRARLRERAEEEAYQEWLRGLRERAAISINWSLFD; encoded by the coding sequence ATGGGCCGCTATCGAGTACTCCTGCTGCTCCTCTTCGGGCTGATGCTTTTCGGCTGTCGTGAGCGGGGAGAGGCTTCGCCGCAGGTGCTGCTCAAGGTCAATGGCCGCGAGGTGAGTCACGGCGAATTTCAGGAGCGCTTTGCCAAGACGCTTCCCCAGGACCAGCAGCTTGGCGCCGAAGAGCGGGCCGAGTTGGAGCGGACCTTTCTCGTTCGCATCGTTGACCGCGAACTGTCCCTGGCGGAAGCGGAGCGCCTCGCTGTCTCCCTGACGGCAGCGGAGTTGGCGGCAGCCGAAGCCGAGGTGCGTAGCGGCTACCCCGAGGAGGAATTTCATGCCGGGTTGAAGGCCCGCGGTCTCGATGAAAAGGCCTGGCGGCGTGAGCTGGAAGAAAGCCTGCTGATGGAAAAGGTCGCGCGCCTGACGGTTCAGGACGAGGTCGAGGTCAGCGACGACGAGGTCTCCGCCTACTATCGGGAGCATGCCGAAGAGTTCGCCCAACCCGAGCAGGTTCGGGTGCGGCAGATTCTGGTCGCGGACGAGGCCGAAGGGCAACGGCTGCTGGCGGAGCTGCAGGCGGGCGTCGATTTTGCCGAGCTGGCCCGGCGCCATTCCCTCTCTCCCGATGGCGAAGAAGGGGGGGACCTCGGATTTTTTGCCCAGGGGGAAATGCCGCCCGAGATCGACTCGGCCGTCTGGGAGATGGCCGCGGGGGATCTGAGCGGTCTGGTGCAAAGCGAGTACGGTTATCATCTTTTCCAGTTCTTGGAACGTCGCCCGGCTTTGCAAGTCTCCCTGGACGAGTCCCGGGATAAAATTCGCGCGCGGCTGCGCGAGCGCGCCGAGGAAGAAGCCTATCAGGAATGGCTGCGGGGTCTGCGCGAGCGGGCGGCCATCTCCATCAACTGGTCGCTGTTCGACTGA